ACGCGTCGCGCATCGAGGAGATCATCGCGAAGCGCGGCGGGTGGCGGTCATGAGGCGGGGCGCGCAGCGGACATGTGGGCCAAGCGCCTGGCGAGGGTGCCGGGGGTGTGCCGGGTGCGCCTGCCGTACGCATGCCGCGCTCGAGGTGACGCGCATGAGCCGGTTCGTGCATGTGACCCGGGGCGGCGACGAGACCGGCGGGGACGAGCCCACTCCCGAGCGCCGGTCCAGCGTGCGCGACCACGTGGTGCAGCGCTTGCAGGAGCCCAAAGGAGGCGGGGATCTCGCTTTCCCGCAGTAGGACTCGGGGATGAGGGACTGGGCGCAGGGGTGGGGTGCTGCAGGTATTTCAGCCTCCACCCACCTGCAGCCCTTCCGCCGCGCCGAGTTCGGCTTCAAGGAGGGCGACTTCCCCGTGGCCGAGTTCGCGGGGCGCACCAGCGTCGCCATCCCCTTCCACAACCACCTCACCGCCGAGGAGATCGACTACGTCGCCGGGCGTCCTCGAGCGTGCGCTGGGGGAGGTGCGGTAGGTATCGGCACAGTCCTCGCGGTCGCCAAGAGGCTCGGGTTTCTTGCGGAGCTATTGCCTGCCAGACAGACGCGGACGGGACGCCCTGGAGACGCTGCGTGGGCCCCTCAGTCCCGGATAGATACGTGTGGCTCGATCCCACCCTCCTGAAGTCGGGGGGAGGGGTGCGTCCGGGCAGGGGGTTCAGATTAACCTGCCTGAGGACGAGATCATGTCCTGGGGGTTTCCATAGGTGGTCCGGCGGGCGGAGGCCAGCCGGCGGGCGAGGCGAACTGCCATTTTCTCGCCGGCATGGCTGAGGGGACTTGCCCCTCCTACCGCGCGGTTAAGAAAGGGGCATACAGCCGGCTGGGCTCTCGGCCGTCCCTGACGCTCCAAAGATGCCGCATCCAAAGGGTCTGTCTTCCCGACCACGACTCCCGATATCAACAGACCATAAGGCGAGCCAGGGGAGCCGATCCTAGCAGGCACCCCGCAATTCCTGCTCTTCACGCCCTCGTTGTATTATGGAACATTGCATCCACACATTGCCAGTCTGTGCTTCATAACATATGCTCGAGCCAGGAGGGATCGTCATGTTGACGCCGGGACAACTCGCCACCCGCCTCAGGGAAGCTCGAGAACGCGCCGGCCTGACCCAGGAAGAGGTGGCACGGAGCCTTGGTCTGCCGCGCTCGGCTATCGCGCTCATGGAGACTGGAAAGCGCAAAGTATCGGGGCTGGAACTGGCACGCCTGGCGTACCTGTATGGCCGCTCGCCTGCGGAGTTTCTCGCTCCGGAATTCGCGATAGACGGACTCTCGGTACTCCTGCGGGCGCTGCCGGAAGCGGATGACGACGAGGGAACGCGAGATGCGATTCGCAAGGGCATTGCCATTGCCCGGGAAATTGCGAACCTCGAACACCTGCTTGAAGTGGAGCGGGCGACAGCCGCCTTTCCTCGCTACCCTGCTATGCCCCTGCGAGGGCGGTGGGAAGCGGTGGATCAGGGAAAACGCCTGGCACACCAGGAGCGGCAGCGTCTGGAGCTCGGCTCCGCACCCTTGGACAACCCGGGAGACCTTATGGAAAACCAGGGTATCACCGTTTTGGAGTTGGAGCTACCCGACCACCTTTCCGGCTTCACAGTGCGCCTCAACGAGGGCGTCGTCTGTGGGGTTAACGTCACTCACGTTGTCGAACGGCAGCGGTTTTCTCTTGCGCATGAATATTGCCATGTCCTGGTCGATCACGACCGCCCTGGCATCGTCAGTCGACAGGAGGAGAATGACGAACTATCTGAGGTCCGTGCCAACGCCTTCGCCGCGGCCTTCCTCATGTCCGAGGACGGCATCCGTGATTACCTGTCGCGCCTGAATAAAGGTCTTCCATCCAGACCCAGGGAAGCTGTTGTTCCTCTGGAGGGCGACGTCCAGTTCGTGGAGGGACGTCTCGGGCCGGAGGCCACGAAGATCGGGCTGTGGCACGCCTGTCTCCTGGCCGGTCACTTCCGCGTGAGCCGGCTGGCCATGATTTGGCAGCTTTTCAATCTCAAGCTGATCACCGAGCGGGAACGGACTAGACTCCTGGCTGCGGACCAGGACGGGTCAGGGCGGACGCTGTCGCGTATGCTCGGCATTGACGCCGAGGTCCAATGCGAA
This Bacillota bacterium DNA region includes the following protein-coding sequences:
- a CDS encoding helix-turn-helix domain-containing protein, with the translated sequence MLTPGQLATRLREARERAGLTQEEVARSLGLPRSAIALMETGKRKVSGLELARLAYLYGRSPAEFLAPEFAIDGLSVLLRALPEADDDEGTRDAIRKGIAIAREIANLEHLLEVERATAAFPRYPAMPLRGRWEAVDQGKRLAHQERQRLELGSAPLDNPGDLMENQGITVLELELPDHLSGFTVRLNEGVVCGVNVTHVVERQRFSLAHEYCHVLVDHDRPGIVSRQEENDELSEVRANAFAAAFLMSEDGIRDYLSRLNKGLPSRPREAVVPLEGDVQFVEGRLGPEATKIGLWHACLLAGHFRVSRLAMIWQLFNLKLITERERTRLLAADQDGSGRTLSRMLGIDAEVQCE